The following proteins are encoded in a genomic region of Mycolicibacterium rutilum:
- a CDS encoding MBL fold metallo-hydrolase — protein MDRIRMGAATLTRVVEWQVDGLPTAVFPHTPADAWHTYADEFSPTFWTDAGWRIALQTWVIEVDGLTVIIDTGAGNDKSRPRMAVLSDLQTGFLASLRSAGVDPADVDVVVNTHLHFDHVGWNTMRANGSWVPTFPNARYLIPEPDYRHFGPDGPAQTTAPDTEEEASVQQHVRTVFEDSVSPLGDQIELWSGGHRLSESMWLRPAPGHTQGASVVWLDAGKTAVFVGDLTHCPVQIVRPGDPCAWDEDFHAAAVTRTRVLTEASRRRAAVIPAHYPGHGGATVVARGDAFMIDDWLDLPAL, from the coding sequence GTGGACCGCATCCGGATGGGCGCCGCGACGCTCACGCGCGTCGTGGAGTGGCAGGTCGACGGCCTGCCGACGGCGGTGTTCCCACACACCCCGGCAGATGCCTGGCACACATACGCCGACGAGTTCTCTCCGACGTTCTGGACCGATGCCGGATGGCGTATCGCGCTGCAGACCTGGGTGATCGAGGTCGACGGACTGACCGTGATCATCGACACCGGCGCCGGCAACGACAAGTCCCGTCCGCGGATGGCGGTGCTGTCGGACCTGCAGACCGGCTTCCTCGCGTCGCTGCGCAGCGCCGGAGTGGACCCTGCCGACGTCGACGTCGTCGTCAACACCCATCTGCATTTCGACCACGTCGGTTGGAATACGATGCGCGCCAACGGGTCCTGGGTTCCGACGTTCCCGAACGCGCGGTACTTGATACCCGAGCCGGACTATCGCCACTTCGGACCGGACGGCCCCGCGCAAACAACGGCCCCGGATACCGAGGAAGAAGCATCGGTGCAGCAGCACGTGCGAACGGTGTTCGAGGACAGCGTCTCTCCGCTGGGTGACCAAATCGAGTTGTGGTCCGGCGGCCATCGGCTCAGTGAGTCGATGTGGCTGCGGCCGGCGCCGGGTCACACGCAGGGAGCGTCGGTGGTGTGGCTCGACGCCGGCAAGACCGCGGTGTTCGTCGGCGACCTCACCCATTGTCCCGTGCAGATCGTGCGGCCCGGCGACCCGTGCGCCTGGGACGAGGACTTCCACGCCGCGGCCGTCACCCGCACCCGGGTGCTCACCGAGGCGTCCCGCCGCCGAGCCGCCGTGATTCCGGCCCACTATCCCGGCCATGGAGGCGCGACGGTGGTCGCCCGCGGCGACGCGTTCATGATCGACGACTGGCTGGACCTGCCTGCGCTCTAA
- a CDS encoding arabinosyltransferase domain-containing protein → MTTTRTSGSDVRVARWVAAIAGLLGFVLSVATPLLPVEQTTATLNWPQEGQLNSVTAPLITQTPVTMSVTVPCDVVRSLPPRGGVVLGTAPKDGKQAALQALFVTVGPQRVDITDRNVVVASVPRARVASPECQRIEITSSEEGTFATFVGLTKPDGSAQYSGFPDPNLRPAIVGVFTDLTGPAPPGLSLSAQIDTRFTTEPTPVKLAAMLLAIVSTVVALLALWRLDRMDGRRMRRWIPQRWRTFTVTDVAVVGGFAVWHVIGANSSDDGYILGMARVAGHAGYMSNYFRWFGSPEDPFGWYYNVLAMMTSVSDASIWMRLPDLICGILCWLLLSREVLPRLGPAVAASKPALWAAGLVLLAAWMPFNNGLRPEGQIATGALITYVLIERAITSGRLTPAAFAIITAAFTLGIQPTGLIAVAALVAGGRPLLRILVRRRRVVGVWPLLLPLLAAGTVILTVVFFDQTIATVLEATRIRTDIGPNQEWYTENLRYYYLILPTVDGSLSRRFGFLITALSLFVSMFIMLRRGRVPGVARGPAWRLMGIILGTVFFLMFTPTKWVHHFGLFAAVGAAMAALATVLVSPAVLKWSRNRMAFLAAVLFVVALCFATTNGWWYVSSFGVPFNNDMPELGGITISTVFFALFAIAALWAAWLHFSSRTRGEGRIARALTAAPIPVTAGFMVVVFVASMVIGVVGQYPTYSNGWANLRAFAGGCALADDVLVEPDANDGFMPVVPGDFGPLGPLGGVDPAGFTADGVPEKIVAEAIRINLPMPGTDYDWDQPTELSRPGVNGSTVPLPYGLDPARVPVAGSYVEGQQQESTLASAWYELPPADDAHPLVVVTAAGTITGDSVFNGRTEGQTVELEYATRGPDGALLPGGRLVPYDLGPIPSWRNLRFPRADIPADAVAVRVVAEDRSLTPGDWVAVTPPRVPELRSVQEYVGSEQPVLMDWAVGLAFPCQQPMLHANGVTDIPKFRITPDYNAKRKDTDTWQDGLNGGLLGISDLLLRAHVMATYLSQDWGRDWGSLRRFEPTPDSRDAQPATLDFGTQTHSGLYSPGHIRIKP, encoded by the coding sequence ATGACCACGACACGGACATCGGGTTCGGACGTGCGGGTCGCGCGCTGGGTGGCCGCGATCGCCGGGCTGCTGGGCTTCGTGCTGTCGGTGGCGACACCGCTGCTGCCGGTCGAGCAGACCACCGCGACGCTGAACTGGCCGCAGGAAGGGCAGCTGAACAGCGTCACCGCGCCGCTGATCACGCAAACCCCGGTGACGATGTCGGTCACGGTGCCGTGCGACGTGGTGCGCTCGCTGCCCCCGCGCGGCGGCGTGGTGCTGGGCACGGCGCCGAAGGACGGCAAACAGGCTGCGCTGCAAGCGCTTTTCGTCACCGTGGGCCCGCAACGCGTCGACATCACCGACCGCAACGTGGTGGTGGCCAGTGTGCCGCGCGCGCGGGTGGCGTCTCCCGAGTGTCAGCGCATCGAGATCACGTCGTCGGAGGAGGGTACGTTCGCCACGTTCGTCGGGCTGACGAAGCCCGACGGCTCAGCGCAGTACAGCGGCTTTCCGGATCCGAACCTGCGCCCGGCGATCGTCGGTGTGTTCACCGACCTGACCGGACCGGCGCCGCCGGGGCTGAGCTTGTCGGCGCAGATCGACACCCGGTTCACCACCGAACCGACGCCGGTGAAGCTGGCCGCGATGCTGCTGGCGATCGTCTCGACGGTGGTCGCGCTGCTGGCGCTGTGGCGGCTGGACCGCATGGACGGCAGGCGGATGCGCCGCTGGATCCCGCAGCGGTGGCGCACCTTCACCGTGACCGACGTGGCCGTGGTCGGCGGGTTCGCGGTGTGGCATGTCATCGGCGCGAACTCGTCGGACGACGGCTACATCCTCGGCATGGCCCGCGTCGCCGGGCACGCCGGGTACATGTCGAACTACTTCCGCTGGTTCGGCAGCCCCGAGGACCCGTTCGGCTGGTACTACAACGTGCTGGCGATGATGACCAGCGTCAGCGACGCCAGCATCTGGATGCGGCTGCCGGACCTTATCTGCGGAATCCTCTGCTGGCTGTTGCTGTCTCGCGAGGTGTTGCCGCGGCTGGGTCCGGCAGTCGCGGCAAGCAAGCCTGCGCTGTGGGCGGCCGGCCTGGTGCTGCTGGCGGCGTGGATGCCGTTCAACAACGGCCTGCGCCCGGAGGGTCAGATCGCCACCGGCGCGCTGATCACCTACGTGCTGATCGAGCGGGCCATCACCTCCGGACGGCTCACCCCGGCCGCATTCGCGATCATCACTGCCGCGTTCACGCTGGGCATCCAGCCGACCGGGCTGATCGCAGTGGCCGCGCTGGTGGCCGGCGGCCGCCCGCTGCTGCGCATCCTGGTGCGGCGCCGCCGCGTGGTCGGCGTCTGGCCGCTGCTGCTGCCGCTGCTCGCTGCGGGCACGGTGATCCTGACCGTCGTCTTCTTCGACCAGACCATCGCGACGGTGTTGGAGGCCACCAGGATTCGCACCGACATCGGCCCGAACCAGGAGTGGTACACCGAGAACCTGCGGTACTACTACCTGATCCTGCCGACCGTCGACGGATCGCTGTCGCGGCGGTTCGGGTTCCTGATCACCGCGCTGTCGCTGTTCGTGTCGATGTTCATCATGCTGCGGCGCGGGCGGGTGCCCGGCGTCGCGCGCGGTCCGGCGTGGCGGTTGATGGGCATCATCTTGGGCACGGTGTTCTTCCTGATGTTCACCCCGACGAAGTGGGTGCACCACTTCGGGCTGTTCGCCGCCGTGGGCGCGGCGATGGCGGCGCTGGCCACCGTGCTGGTGTCACCCGCGGTGCTGAAGTGGTCCCGCAACAGGATGGCGTTCCTGGCCGCGGTGCTGTTCGTGGTCGCGTTGTGCTTCGCCACCACCAACGGCTGGTGGTATGTGTCGAGCTTCGGCGTGCCGTTCAACAACGACATGCCTGAGCTGGGCGGAATCACAATCAGCACAGTCTTTTTCGCGCTGTTCGCGATCGCGGCGCTGTGGGCCGCGTGGCTGCACTTCTCCTCGCGCACCCGCGGGGAGGGGCGCATCGCGCGGGCGTTGACCGCTGCGCCGATCCCGGTGACGGCCGGATTCATGGTGGTGGTGTTCGTCGCGTCGATGGTGATCGGCGTGGTGGGTCAATACCCGACGTACTCGAACGGGTGGGCCAATCTGCGGGCCTTCGCGGGCGGGTGCGCGCTGGCCGACGACGTGCTCGTCGAACCCGACGCCAACGACGGGTTCATGCCGGTGGTGCCCGGCGACTTCGGTCCGCTGGGCCCGTTGGGCGGCGTCGACCCGGCCGGTTTCACCGCCGACGGCGTGCCGGAAAAGATTGTCGCCGAGGCCATTCGGATCAACCTGCCGATGCCGGGCACGGACTACGACTGGGACCAGCCGACGGAGCTGTCCCGGCCGGGTGTGAACGGGTCGACGGTGCCGCTGCCGTACGGGCTGGACCCCGCCCGGGTTCCGGTGGCGGGCAGCTATGTCGAGGGGCAGCAGCAGGAGAGCACGCTGGCGTCGGCGTGGTACGAGCTTCCGCCCGCCGACGACGCGCACCCGCTGGTGGTGGTGACCGCCGCGGGCACGATCACCGGGGACAGCGTGTTCAACGGCCGCACCGAGGGGCAGACCGTTGAGTTGGAGTACGCGACGCGCGGCCCCGACGGCGCGCTGTTGCCCGGTGGCCGGTTGGTGCCCTACGACCTGGGTCCGATCCCGTCGTGGCGCAACCTGCGGTTCCCGCGTGCCGACATTCCCGCTGATGCGGTCGCGGTCCGCGTTGTCGCCGAGGACCGTTCGCTGACGCCGGGCGACTGGGTGGCGGTGACGCCGCCACGGGTGCCGGAGCTGCGCTCGGTGCAGGAGTACGTCGGCTCCGAGCAGCCCGTGCTGATGGACTGGGCGGTCGGGCTGGCGTTCCCGTGTCAGCAACCGATGCTGCACGCCAACGGGGTCACCGACATTCCCAAGTTCCGCATCACCCCGGATTACAACGCCAAGCGCAAGGACACCGACACCTGGCAGGACGGCCTCAACGGCGGGCTGCTCGGGATCTCGGACCTGCTGTTGCGTGCGCACGTGATGGCGACGTATCTGTCGCAGGACTGGGGCCGTGACTGGGGCTCGCTGCGCCGGTTCGAGCCGACGCCGGACTCACGGGACGCGCAACCGGCGACGCTGGACTTCGGCACGCAGACCCACAGCGGCCTGTACAGCCCCGGGCACATCCGAATCAAGCCGTAA
- a CDS encoding arabinosyltransferase domain-containing protein — MPSDDDERTRRVARLIAVVAGLAGVLLCGLVPLLPVKQTTATILWPQAPTPDGFITDITAPLVSGAPQSLDVSIPCQAVATLPEDGGLVLSTVPPGGIDASRNGLFVRATSDVVVVAFRDSVAAVAPRPAVESGACSTLHVWADPGAAGADFIGIPGAVGTLAAEKKPQVAGVFTDLRIPPQEGLSARIDVDTRFITSPTVLKLAAMVLGVACVLASVVALALLDRAGGRRVARSGRRWWRVGFWHWAADVGVVGTLLLWHLIGALSSDDGYNLTIARVSADAGYTANYYRFFGATEAPFDWYQSVLATLASVSTASVWMRLPATAAAIGAWLIVSRCVLPRLGGRLAANRVTVWTGGAVFLAAWLPFNNGLRPEPLIAFGAVAVWVLVENAVATRRVWPAAVAVMVAVFAVTLAPQGLIAVAPLLVGSRAIVRTIRARRPVDGVLAPLAALLASLSLIFVVVFRDQTLATVAESARIKYVVGPTIAWYQDFLRYYFLTVEDSVDSSLTRRFAVLALLLCLFVMLTVLLRRGGVAGMARGPVWRLIGSTAIGLLLLTFTPTKWAVQFGAFAGLAGALGAVTAFAFARVGLHSRRNLTLYVTALLFVLAWATSGINGWFYVGNYGVPWFDKQPVIAGIPVTGIFLVLAIASGLLAGWLHFRMDYAGHTQVADTRRNRVLASTPLLVVATIMVVLEVGSMAKGAVQRYPVYTTAKANVSALKSGLSETSCAMADDVLVEPDTNAGLLQPVPGQRFGEYGPLGGEDPVGFTPNGVSDTLEPPEPITANPGTVNSDGSPNEPNIGIGFAAGTGGGYGPVGVNGSRVFLPFGLDPDRVPVMGSYDENTLAAKVTSAWYQLPPRSPDRPLVTVAAAGAIWFYEEDGSFNYGQSLKLQWGVHGPDGRYTPLAEVQPIDIGPGPQKAWRNLRFPLEWAPPEANVARIVADDPNLSEDQWFAFTPPRVPVLQTAQQFLGSQTPVLMDIATAANFPCQRPFAEHLGVAELPQYRILPNLKQVVVSSNQWQSAQDGGPFLFIQALLRTATVPTYLRGDWYRDWGSIERYDRVVPASQAPEAVIEQGTARVFGWSRNGPIRALP, encoded by the coding sequence GTGCCGAGCGACGACGATGAGCGGACCCGCCGGGTCGCCCGACTGATAGCCGTCGTCGCTGGCCTCGCGGGTGTGCTGCTGTGTGGACTGGTCCCGCTGCTGCCGGTCAAGCAGACCACCGCGACGATCCTGTGGCCCCAGGCGCCCACCCCGGACGGGTTCATCACCGACATCACCGCGCCGCTGGTGTCCGGCGCACCGCAGTCCCTCGACGTCTCGATCCCGTGCCAGGCGGTGGCGACACTGCCGGAGGACGGCGGGCTGGTGTTGTCGACGGTGCCGCCCGGCGGCATCGACGCCAGCCGCAACGGACTGTTCGTGCGCGCCACCTCCGACGTCGTCGTGGTGGCGTTCCGCGACTCGGTCGCCGCGGTCGCGCCACGGCCCGCCGTCGAGTCCGGCGCATGCAGCACGCTGCACGTCTGGGCCGACCCAGGTGCGGCGGGCGCTGACTTCATCGGGATCCCCGGCGCCGTCGGAACGCTGGCCGCCGAGAAGAAACCCCAGGTGGCCGGTGTCTTCACCGACCTGCGGATCCCCCCGCAGGAAGGCCTGTCGGCGCGCATCGACGTCGACACCCGATTCATCACCTCACCGACGGTGCTCAAGCTCGCGGCGATGGTGCTCGGCGTGGCGTGCGTCCTGGCGTCGGTGGTGGCACTGGCGCTGCTGGACCGCGCCGGCGGCCGCCGGGTGGCCAGATCGGGCCGCCGGTGGTGGCGCGTCGGGTTCTGGCACTGGGCCGCCGACGTCGGCGTCGTCGGGACCCTGCTGCTGTGGCATCTGATCGGCGCGCTGTCCTCCGACGACGGCTACAACCTCACCATCGCGCGAGTGTCGGCCGACGCCGGCTACACCGCCAACTACTACCGCTTCTTCGGCGCCACCGAGGCGCCGTTCGACTGGTACCAGTCCGTGCTGGCGACGCTGGCATCCGTCAGCACCGCCAGCGTCTGGATGCGGCTGCCCGCGACGGCGGCCGCGATCGGCGCCTGGCTCATCGTCAGCCGATGCGTGCTGCCGCGACTCGGCGGGCGGCTGGCCGCCAACCGGGTGACCGTGTGGACGGGCGGAGCGGTGTTCCTGGCCGCGTGGCTGCCGTTCAACAACGGCCTGCGGCCCGAACCGCTGATCGCGTTCGGCGCCGTCGCGGTGTGGGTGCTCGTCGAGAACGCCGTCGCCACCCGGCGGGTGTGGCCGGCCGCGGTGGCCGTCATGGTCGCGGTGTTCGCGGTGACACTGGCCCCGCAGGGCCTGATCGCGGTGGCCCCGCTGCTCGTCGGGTCCCGCGCGATCGTGCGCACCATCCGGGCGCGCCGGCCGGTCGACGGGGTGCTGGCCCCACTGGCGGCGCTGCTGGCGTCGCTGTCGCTGATCTTCGTCGTGGTGTTCCGAGACCAGACGCTGGCCACTGTCGCCGAGTCCGCGCGCATCAAGTACGTCGTCGGCCCGACTATCGCGTGGTACCAGGACTTCCTGCGGTACTACTTCCTCACCGTCGAGGACAGCGTCGACTCGTCGCTGACCCGGCGGTTCGCGGTGCTGGCGCTGCTGCTGTGCCTGTTCGTGATGCTGACGGTGCTGTTGCGCCGCGGCGGCGTCGCGGGCATGGCGCGCGGGCCGGTGTGGCGGTTGATCGGCTCGACGGCGATCGGCCTGCTGCTGCTGACCTTCACCCCGACCAAATGGGCGGTGCAGTTCGGCGCGTTCGCCGGGCTGGCCGGCGCCCTCGGCGCGGTGACGGCGTTCGCGTTCGCCCGCGTCGGCCTGCACAGCCGCCGCAACCTCACGCTGTACGTCACCGCGCTGCTGTTCGTCCTGGCTTGGGCCACTTCGGGTATCAACGGCTGGTTCTACGTCGGCAACTACGGCGTGCCGTGGTTCGACAAACAACCGGTCATCGCGGGCATCCCGGTGACGGGCATCTTCCTGGTGCTGGCGATCGCTTCGGGCCTGCTCGCTGGTTGGCTGCACTTCCGGATGGACTACGCGGGCCACACCCAGGTCGCCGACACCCGCCGCAACCGGGTGCTGGCGTCGACCCCGCTTCTGGTGGTGGCGACGATCATGGTGGTGCTCGAGGTCGGCTCGATGGCCAAGGGCGCCGTGCAGCGCTATCCCGTCTACACCACCGCCAAGGCCAACGTGTCGGCGCTGAAGTCCGGGCTTTCGGAGACCAGCTGCGCGATGGCCGACGACGTGCTCGTCGAGCCGGACACGAATGCCGGTCTGCTGCAACCTGTTCCGGGTCAGCGGTTCGGCGAGTACGGGCCGCTCGGCGGTGAGGACCCGGTGGGCTTCACCCCCAACGGCGTCAGCGACACCCTCGAACCGCCCGAACCGATCACCGCCAACCCGGGGACGGTGAACTCCGACGGCTCGCCCAACGAACCCAACATCGGCATCGGCTTCGCCGCGGGCACCGGGGGCGGGTACGGGCCCGTCGGGGTGAACGGGTCGCGGGTGTTCCTGCCGTTCGGCCTCGATCCCGACCGGGTGCCGGTGATGGGCAGCTACGACGAGAACACCCTTGCGGCCAAGGTGACTTCGGCGTGGTACCAGCTTCCGCCCCGCTCTCCGGACCGTCCGCTGGTGACGGTCGCTGCGGCAGGCGCGATCTGGTTCTACGAGGAGGACGGCTCGTTCAACTACGGGCAGTCGCTGAAACTGCAGTGGGGTGTGCACGGGCCCGACGGCCGCTACACGCCGCTGGCCGAGGTGCAGCCGATCGACATTGGGCCGGGTCCGCAGAAGGCTTGGCGCAACCTGCGTTTCCCACTGGAGTGGGCGCCGCCGGAGGCCAACGTCGCGCGCATCGTCGCCGACGACCCGAACCTGTCCGAAGACCAGTGGTTCGCGTTCACCCCGCCGCGGGTGCCGGTGCTGCAGACCGCCCAGCAGTTCCTCGGGTCGCAGACGCCGGTGCTGATGGACATCGCGACGGCCGCGAACTTCCCGTGCCAGCGGCCGTTCGCCGAACACCTCGGGGTGGCCGAACTTCCGCAGTACCGCATCCTTCCGAATCTCAAGCAGGTGGTGGTGTCGTCGAACCAGTGGCAATCGGCTCAGGACGGGGGTCCGTTCCTGTTCATCCAGGCGCTGTTGCGCACGGCCACCGTGCCGACGTATCTGCGCGGCGACTGGTACCGCGACTGGGGTTCGATCGAGCGCTATGACCGCGTCGTGCCCGCCTCGCAGGCGCCCGAGGCCGTGATCGAGCAGGGCACCGCCCGGGTGTTCGGGTGGAGCCGTAACGGACCGATCAGGGCGCTGCCATGA
- a CDS encoding type II toxin-antitoxin system Phd/YefM family antitoxin, with protein MRTVTSTEAKARLNALLAEVEQTGASVTITNHGRPVAVLSPVVARPRKFGQMPGLAVPDDFDEPLSKDELAAWEGGS; from the coding sequence ATGAGGACGGTCACCAGTACAGAGGCGAAGGCGCGGCTGAACGCGCTGCTGGCCGAAGTGGAGCAGACCGGAGCATCGGTCACGATCACGAACCACGGGCGCCCCGTCGCGGTGCTGTCACCGGTCGTTGCGCGCCCGCGAAAGTTCGGTCAGATGCCCGGCCTCGCCGTTCCGGACGACTTCGACGAGCCGCTTTCCAAAGATGAGCTCGCGGCGTGGGAAGGCGGATCGTGA
- a CDS encoding type II toxin-antitoxin system VapC family toxin: MMAILLDTNALLWLVSDPDRIRPSARELLDDPANELYVSAVSAWEIAIKTRSGRLDGTRLLASWSEVVAAMTAIDLPIDSADAAFAGQLNWEHRDPFDRMIVAQAARRGLSIATSDTAVRVGAVTPVIETG, translated from the coding sequence GTGATGGCGATCCTGCTCGATACGAACGCACTGCTGTGGTTGGTATCTGATCCGGATCGGATTCGGCCGTCAGCGCGTGAACTCCTGGACGATCCCGCCAACGAGTTGTACGTCTCGGCCGTATCCGCGTGGGAGATCGCCATCAAGACCCGCTCCGGCCGACTCGACGGAACTCGCCTGCTCGCCAGCTGGAGCGAGGTGGTCGCTGCGATGACCGCGATCGATCTGCCGATCGATTCCGCGGACGCCGCTTTTGCGGGTCAGCTGAATTGGGAGCATCGCGATCCCTTCGACCGCATGATCGTGGCTCAGGCTGCCCGGCGTGGGCTGAGCATCGCAACCAGCGACACAGCGGTTCGGGTCGGCGCGGTGACGCCGGTCATCGAAACCGGTTGA